Proteins found in one Aneurinibacillus uraniidurans genomic segment:
- a CDS encoding response regulator transcription factor → MRKILIIEDEENIARFIELELKHEGFSVEIAYDGRSGLEKALDVEWDMILLDLMLPGLNGMEVCRRIRQTKNTPIIMLTARTSVLDRVSGLDSGADDYITKPLAIEELLARMRALFRRTDNRTEKRVDSILRYKNVEVNMESQIVKRDGEIISLTKREYDLLTMFMRNINRVMTRDLLLDLVWGYDSAVETNVVDVYVLYLRNKLDTPGQESIIQTVRGTGYVMRNTEG, encoded by the coding sequence TTGCGAAAGATTCTAATCATTGAAGATGAAGAGAACATCGCCCGGTTTATTGAACTTGAACTTAAGCATGAAGGATTTAGTGTGGAAATTGCCTATGATGGAAGAAGTGGATTAGAAAAAGCACTGGATGTAGAGTGGGATATGATCTTACTCGATCTGATGCTCCCGGGTTTGAATGGAATGGAGGTATGCAGGCGAATTCGTCAGACGAAAAATACACCGATCATTATGCTAACAGCTCGTACGAGTGTACTGGACCGTGTATCCGGACTTGACAGTGGTGCAGACGATTACATTACAAAACCACTGGCAATTGAAGAGTTACTTGCTAGAATGCGAGCTTTATTCCGGCGCACAGATAACCGGACGGAAAAAAGGGTGGATTCTATCCTGCGGTATAAAAATGTTGAAGTAAATATGGAATCACAAATTGTAAAACGGGATGGAGAAATTATTTCGTTAACAAAACGGGAGTATGATTTGTTAACGATGTTTATGCGTAACATCAATCGAGTCATGACCCGAGACTTACTGCTGGATCTTGTGTGGGGGTATGATTCGGCAGTTGAGACAAATGTCGTGGATGTATATGTCCTATATTTACGTAACAAACTCGATACGCCAGGACAGGAAAGCATCATTCAAACTGTGCGAGGAACAGGGTATGTCATGCGAAACACAGAAGGATAA
- a CDS encoding sensor histidine kinase: MYKKRTSNSLTSRLAFLFTIAMLFFLLITNVFVYWATMQLVYRHQHQLLQSKADVITNEISEDLSTHSKLNEVHLRQMLSKFVNEYQAVSLFNGDGTEIITVKGSKWRPESISDIEKVFEPESYFIIQMRAFRDDRTFSVPGFAKPLRLEMFEDAKPLNHFIRILLLILGTASVGAIVISGVGGYFLSRFGLRPLNRLMTEIYEMKAASLSPRLSLQSTAQEITALTDAFNGLLDRIEAALAKQKQFVSDASHELRTPLTIIDGYLRLLDRWGKDEVEIREEAIQAMKQECGRLFHLVDDLLLLAKMEEGTAAAETLEVQDLEPLLEEVQQAWSSAFPAHLKLVCKWESPLVIAMDREKFRRLLDIFLDNARKYTDEGEVRLTAYKQEKQVHIVVEDTGIGIDEKEIPFLFERFYRVDKSRNRQKGGSGLGLAIAKTIIEMHRGEVTVCRAEQGGTVIHIVLPGYG, translated from the coding sequence ATGTATAAAAAACGGACGTCTAATTCTCTTACATCACGCCTAGCCTTTTTATTTACGATTGCCATGTTATTCTTTTTGTTGATTACGAATGTATTTGTCTACTGGGCAACGATGCAGCTTGTTTATCGTCACCAGCACCAGCTGCTTCAGTCGAAAGCTGATGTGATAACAAACGAAATATCAGAAGATTTGTCTACCCATTCCAAGCTGAATGAGGTGCATTTGCGACAAATGCTTAGTAAATTTGTTAATGAATATCAGGCAGTTTCCCTTTTCAACGGGGATGGCACAGAAATTATCACGGTAAAAGGATCAAAGTGGAGACCGGAGAGCATAAGTGATATTGAGAAAGTATTTGAGCCTGAATCGTATTTTATTATTCAGATGAGAGCGTTTCGGGATGATCGAACCTTTTCTGTGCCTGGTTTTGCGAAACCGCTGCGACTTGAAATGTTTGAGGATGCCAAGCCATTGAACCATTTTATTCGGATTCTTCTCCTTATCCTGGGCACAGCATCCGTTGGAGCCATTGTAATTTCTGGTGTAGGCGGCTATTTTTTGTCTCGTTTTGGTTTACGTCCATTAAATCGTTTAATGACAGAAATTTATGAGATGAAAGCCGCCTCTTTATCTCCACGGTTGTCGCTCCAATCGACAGCACAAGAAATTACGGCCCTTACGGATGCGTTTAATGGGCTGTTGGACCGAATTGAAGCTGCATTGGCCAAGCAGAAGCAGTTTGTCTCGGATGCATCCCATGAATTACGCACGCCTTTGACGATTATTGACGGGTATTTACGGCTATTAGATAGATGGGGAAAGGATGAAGTAGAAATACGGGAAGAAGCGATACAGGCGATGAAGCAGGAATGCGGGCGACTGTTCCATCTCGTAGACGACTTGCTGCTCCTAGCCAAGATGGAGGAGGGAACTGCAGCGGCAGAGACTTTAGAGGTGCAGGATCTTGAACCGCTTCTAGAAGAAGTACAACAAGCCTGGTCATCAGCTTTTCCTGCTCATTTGAAATTAGTTTGTAAGTGGGAGAGTCCGCTCGTGATCGCGATGGATCGGGAGAAATTTCGCCGACTTCTCGATATTTTTCTAGACAATGCACGCAAATATACGGATGAAGGGGAGGTGCGGCTGACAGCCTATAAGCAAGAAAAACAAGTCCACATCGTTGTAGAGGATACGGGAATTGGGATTGATGAAAAAGAAATTCCCTTCCTTTTTGAACGGTTTTATCGCGTAGATAAATCGCGTAATCGTCAAAAAGGCGGTAGTGGACTGGGCCTTGCGATTGCTAAAACGATTATAGAGATGCATAGGGGAGAGGTTACGGTGTGTCGGGCCGAGCAAGGCGGGACAGTCATACACATTGTACTTCCTGGCTATGGATAA
- a CDS encoding DUF2653 family protein, translating into MKLYFSEQDIIDSCCVFATRHHGGHPQDIEVDLQFDQNRGFSADIRSRFAHTLFYEQDIVDSIAFYLAEYHCFVPEHLRVDLTFSELEKIGAEIIIA; encoded by the coding sequence ATGAAGCTTTATTTTTCAGAACAGGATATAATTGATTCATGTTGTGTGTTTGCAACTCGACATCATGGTGGTCATCCACAGGACATCGAGGTCGATCTTCAGTTTGATCAAAACCGAGGATTTAGTGCCGATATTCGCAGCCGTTTTGCCCATACGTTATTCTATGAGCAAGACATCGTCGATTCAATCGCTTTTTATTTAGCTGAATATCATTGTTTTGTTCCTGAACATCTGCGAGTTGATCTTACTTTTTCTGAGCTTGAAAAAATTGGTGCTGAGATCATTATCGCATAA